The region CAGAAAATCAGAAGGGAAGCGGGCTATATGATGCACAAGGCCTGAGGCATATAGGTGTTCAGCAGAACGCTGCCTAAACCGAGACCGGCGATAGCCAGTCCGATGGACATTCGGGCCAGACCACGGGTATTGATCCGGGTCAGACTGGTTACTCCGAAGGCGGAGACCGTAACCGCTGGCAGGGTGCCAAGGCCGAACCCGGCCATCATCAGAACACCGCCTGTGGCCGATCCGGTCAGCATGGCTGTAAACAGTGCACCATAGACCATGGCACATGGCACAAGCCCCCAGACCATGCCCGCCAGAAACGGAGCAGATGAGGATGGCCGGGCGGAACCCCGTGGCATCAGCCGGGCCATGATAGGGGCGGCGAGGCGATCAAGACCTGACAAAGGCGGCAGAATGCCCGCAACCGAGAGACCAATCCCGATCAGCGTTACGGCAGCAGCCCATTGCAGAACTGAGTAGGCCAGTGACTGGTCGAACAGGCCATAGAGTTCAGCACCTGCATAACCAAGGACGCCGCCAGCAATCATATAGGATGTGATCCGGCCAAACTGGGAAACCAGCAGAACCCGGGCACGGGTCAGCCTGTCCTCCGGCCGGAACATGAACACCAGCCCGGATGCAATTCCACCGCACATGCCAGCGCAATGAAGGCTGCTGGCAAGGCCAAGCAGCAGGCCGCCCAGAAGGCTGAATTCGGAAACCGTAATGTCCACGCGTCAAGATCCCGATTGATAGGCTGATGACCATGTTTCTCATGGTCTCATCGTGATTGCTTTGATTCTGCTCAAACCGTTCTCACACCGTAGAACAATCCAGGATTCAGACTCATAAACAGTCTCTTTGAGATATGCGATTGGGCGCTTTGACACATCTTCTGGTCGTGAATTCGCCGGGAAAGAGTGGTTTATTTGACCAAAAGGTCGATATCGCCCCCGTTTGGGGGTTTAACATGACGTCAGTCTGGGGCATGTCTCGACAAGACGAAGCAGCTCTGTATTATCTGACCGACCGGTCGGGAAATAAGTTTAGACAGCCGTTTGAAGGGCTGTTTTTGGGGATGTAACTGGATATGTCGGACTTTTTTGCTAAACACCAAACTCTTCTTGCGGATGCCGTCGCAGCAACAGACAGCCGAGGCTATTGGTCTCCTTACCCTGAAGCACCATCCGGGCGCATCTATGGTGAGACGGCAAGAGATGATGGTGCCGCAGCCTTTGAAGCGCTAAAGAATGCACTGTTCGACATGGGCCAGCCTACCAATGGCGATGTGGTCGGGGGAGAGCATTCGCCGTTCGGCCCTGAGCTCAATATTTCCTATCCGGCCGAAGATGCGAAGGTTCTGATAGATACAGTCAAGGACGCGATGATCTCCTGGGGGCAGGCCAGCCCGGAGGTTCGCGCCGGGATCTGCTGTGAAATTCTGGAACGCCTCAACAGGCGCAGTTTTGAAATTGCCAATGCGGTGATGCATACCACAGGCCAGGCCTTCATGATGGCTTTCCAGGCAGGTGGGCCGCATGCCCAGGACCGGGCACTTGAGGCAGTCGCCTATGCTTATAAGGAAATGACCCGCATTCCCGATGCGGTGCGCTGGGAAAAGCCCCAGGGCAAGTATGATCCGATCCGGATCGACAAGAGCTGGCGGATTATCCCGCGCGGTGTGGCGTTGGTGGTCGGGTGTGCAACATTCCCCACATGGAATGCCTATCCTGGATTGTTTGCCAGTCTGGTCACCGGCAATGGTGTTCTGGTCAAACCGCATCCGAATGCCCGGCTTCCTCTTGCAATCACTGTTGAGATCGGGCGCGAGGTTCTGGCTGAGGCGGGCTTTGACCCCAATCTGCTGCTTCTGGCGGTGGATACGGTCGAGGAACCAGTGACCAAGCTTCTGGCCTGTGAGGAATGCGTGAAGATTATCGACTTCACCGGCTCATCAGCCTTTGGTCAGTGGTTGCGTGAGCATGTGGAGGGCTCTGTCTATACAGAGGAGTCCGGTCTCAACACCATCGTCATCAGCGGAACGGACAATTTCAAGGCCATGTGCCAGAACATCGCCTTCTCGCTGTCGCTTTACTCGGGGCAGATGTGTACCACACCACAGAACATCTTTATTCCCGATCAGGGCATAGAGACTGATCTGGGGCACAAGAGTTTTGATGATGTTGCGTCGGGTATTGGAGAGGCTATCGACTGGCTTCTGGGAAATCCGGATCGGGCCATGGGAGTCCTTGGGGCCATTCATAACCCGGATATTCTTGACCGGATTGATGAAGCGCGTGCGCTGGGCGATATCATTCGCGATTCAGGTCCTGTCGAAGGGGCCGGTGAGGCCCGCATGGCAACGCCTATCCTTGTCGCTGTCGATGCGGTGGATGAAGAGGCCTATATGGAGGAGCGGTTCGGCCCGATTGCCTTTGTGATCAGAGCCGCTTCAATTGAAGACGCCATTGCACGATCCGCTGAATCCGTTGAACTGGGTGGAGCAATCACAGCAGGGCTTTATGCAACGGATGAAGCGGTGATTGATCAGGCCATCGATGCCTTTGCACCAACCGGTGTCAATCTGTCGGTCAATCTGCTGGGAAGCTATCTGGTGAACCAGTCTGCTGCGTTTTCAGACTTCCATGTATCGGGTGCCAACCCGGCTGGGAATGCCAGCCTGACGGACAGTGCCTATGTGGCCAACCGGTTCCGCGTTGCCGCGGTCCGGCGGATGATCGCCTAGGGTTCAGACCCATAAATTCCGTCCGTTCTGTCTACGAGAAAGATACAGAATGGACGTCAGCAAAGGGTGATGGCCCTAAGCCGCTTTGATCCTGAAACGGCAGGTCAGGCGGTCGCTGCGATCGCATTGAACGTCAACCGTCTGACCGGTTGCGGTCTCAAAGAACTGTCCGACAGCGGTGCAGACGCAGCCATTCTTGCGCACGAGTGATGCGACAGGACAATTGTGACTCTCAATGATGATGTGATCCCCATCCTGATGGGCCTGGGTTGCGGCACCAAGCTGGTCGACATGATCTCTGGCCCGTGACAGGCGATCATCAAAATCTGATGTCTCGTCGATGGACAGATGATCAGCCATTTCCCAGCCCAGGCGGCGCATAAGACTGTCAAAAGCGTCGTCTGAAAGACCCTGGGAAAGAACTGAAACGAGCAGCTCGGAGAAAGGCTGATAGGCTTCCGACATGCTGTCTTCATATCCCGGCACGGCTTCATAACGGAGAGCCGGCTTGCCCACTGATCCGTCTGACGCTGGAGTTCCCTTGCGGATCAGATTTTCCGCGAGAAGCTGATTGACCTGAACGACAATGGCCGTGCGGGTTACTGCCAGCGTTTCGGTCAGTGCACGAATGGTTTTGGGACCCTGCCGGATTTCTGCCAGAACCCGGTCTCTGGTGCTCGTCATGCCGCCCTCCTGAACTGCCATTCTCTCCATACGAATCTTTTCGTAGATAGCGTGTGACAGTACCGCTAGCTGTAATGAAATTCATGAAGAAAATCAATTAAAATAAATATAACAACTATAATTGTTGTAATCCTCTGAGAGTTCATCTATGACTCCGGAAAACAAGGAGGATATCTTATGGTTTCGACTGGCACATCGGAGCGGTTAATCGGCGCGTTGAACGGCACATTCGGCACCCACAAGGGATGCCGGGCATCTCATGCGAAAGGGCTGTCGGTGAGTGGCACGTTCGTCCCCGGTGGGGATGTTGACCGGATGGACATTCCGATGTTGCACGGTGACCCGATGCCTGTCTCCGCCCGCTTCTCCATCGGTGGCGGCAATCCCGGTGTCTCGGACAAGAGCCGCAGCGTGCGCGGCATGGGGCTGACGATCGGCGGTAAAGATGAGAACTGGTCGCTCGCGCTGATATCCGCGCCGGTCTTTTTTGCATCCAGTCTTGAGCAGTTTGTTGCCTTCCTTGAAGCACGAAGACCCGTGCCGGAGCTGGGAGGCCCTGATCCGGAGCGGGTTGCCGCTTTCAATGCGGTGAACCCCAATACGGTTCCGCATCAGGCCTATGTGAAAGAAACATCTCCAACCCGAAGCTATGGGACGGAGGTCTACCATTCTTGCCATGCGTTTTTCGCCACCATTGCAGGAGCCGCCCGGGCCGGACGCTTCCGTCTTGAACCTGCAACCGGGCGACTGAGCCTGTCAGCGGATGAAGAGGCGAGTTTCCCTGATCAGTTCCTTGGCGATGAACTGGCAAACCGGTTGACGGATGGTCCTGTCGGCTGGACGCTGATGCTTGATCTCGCCCATTCAGATGACCCTCTCGATGATCCGACGGCGCCCTGGCAGGGAAATGGCGAAAGCCTTACATTGGGAACGATCCTGATCAGCAGGATTGCCGATCTTGCAGAAGAGAGACGCGTCTATGACCCTCTGGTTCTGCCCAATGGCATAGCCCCGTCGGCAGACCCGGTTCTGCTTGCCCGCAGCGAGGCCTACAGCCTGTCATATGAACGGCGCAGCATCGCCTGACAGAAGGGAAGGGGGCACTGGTCCTCCACAAATCCTCCACAAATCCTACAGGGACACTCAATCCTCTCTTGTTTCTCTATCGCCACATTCCTTGAGATGAACGCTCATGAATGACTGAAGTTGGAGAGGATTGATTAATGTCCCACAGATGGTCTGTCATAACTGCCCCGGCAATCGCTTTTGCTGCTTCTCTCGTTGCGTTGCCCGGCCAGGCATCAGCCAATGTCTCCTGTCACGATCTGTATCAGGTGGCGATGGATGCCAATGCGCTGGCCGATGTGCTTGAATACAGAAGAGATGTGAATACCCATCTGGATGAAACGCTTTACTATTTCATCAATGATGTCAGGAGCCTGGCCATTTACGAGAATGATCGCAAGCTGGCGCGGCATACAAGAAAGATGATCCGCAGCTGGGAGCGGAAGGATCGTTCGTCTTACATCTATCACTCGGATAAGCTGGTGAAGCGCCTGGCTCATCTGTACGACCGCGATTGTTGAGCGGAACAGGAGAAAAGACGAAACATCTGACCTGCCGGAAACCTTGACGGCGTTCCCGACTCTGTCAAAGGTGCGGGAATGCAGAAGCGTTCTCCACCACCGGTTTTATCAGTCGCAGCTCTTCATCGTCATCATGCTGTCGGGCTGATGGTCGCCAGCTCAATCATGATCAGTCTGGGTGGTCTGATTGTCCGTTCCATTGAAGACGCTGACGCCTGGCAGATCAATCTCTACCGTGCCCTCGGACTTGCCCTGGGAACGCTGGTTGTTCTTGTTCTGAAATACAGATCTCGAACGCCACAGGCATTTCATGCTGTTGGCAGAGCCGGGGCAATAGGGGCCTTTCTGGCTGCTATTGCAGGCATTTGCTATCTCCAGGCCATGACCAACACCACGGTGGCCAATACCCTGTTCACCATCAGTGCTATTCCGTTTATCAGCGCTGTATTCGGCTGGGTGATCCTGGGTGGGAAGGTATCTGGCATAACACTCGTCATGATGATGGTTGCGGCTCTCGGCGTCGGCATCATGGTGGCAGAGGGCTTTGGTGCAGGGTCGGCCTTTGGAAATGTTATGGCACTTTGCGCGGCATGCGCATTTTCCGGTTACACCATTGCCGTCAGAGGCAAGCGGTCGGTGGATATGATGCCGACGAATGCACTGGCTGGCCTGTTCATCCTGCTGGCTGCAGTGATCATGCGTTTCGACGACTGGCTGGTGCCGGTTTGGGACATGGGTCTGGCCTTTGTGTGGGGTGGTGTTATCGCGACACTTGGCAACATCATGTTTGTCATCGCCGCCCGGTCCCTGATGGCGGCAGAACTGACCCTTCTTATGCTGCTGGAATTTGCGCTGGGGCCCATCTGGGTCTGGCTGGTGGTGTCGGAAGAGCCCCGACTGCTCACTCTTTTGGGCGGAGCCCTGGTTTTTTCCGCAGTGATTGGCAAGGCCTGTTTTGAGTTGCTTGTCGAGCGGTCGCGAAAAGCCTGATCAGTCTGTGACCGTGTGTTTCATCACTTCAGGTAAACACGGAAATACCGTTTTTGCCGATGATGAAAGCCGCGAAAATCTGCGCCATTTGTGAAGAAGCTGAAACAGGTTCTTCGGCCCGGATGAAGGCTGTCTGTGCCGTGAATGACGCAGATATCTGATGGTCCTGTTTGTGACCAGCGTCCTGTAAATCGCTGATGATTATCGCTGAAAATATAGCGGCCATTCCGTTGAAGCAGGTGTGCTTCACCTCCCGGTTTGCTGCCCCATTTGCGACCGATCAGATCGGTCTGGAGGCGGTCAGGCGGGAGCGGGGAATAGCCTGAAGGCGGTCGCCCGTCGCCAGCAAGGCCCTGTGGGGCGTGGGCTGCAAGGGCGAAGGTGATGCAAAGAGTTGATATCAAACAGTGAAAACGATTTCCGATCATCTCGCAACCATAGCAGTTTTCGCCAGAAAGCGCCGGAAATCTGTTTTCCTGTTTGAGCCTCTTTGTGGAAAATTGAACTCATATTCCTGCGACTGCTGCGCTGGGGAGCCGGAAAGGGCAGGAAATTGGCCGACTGGTGCGGAAATTGTAATCGGGGTTTCCAAGGACGGCTGAGACTCTAGAAAAAAATTCCAAGGAACGGGAGGTGGGTGCAATAGGCTTTGGTTGCGCGATTGCCCCATGCAAAGGGAATTCTTTTCTAGATTCTCGTGAGAAATCAGAATGGAAAAGACGTCCTGTTCCAACTATTTCATTATCCAGAAAATCATTTTTCAAAAGAGCGGCTCTGCGGAGCTGTTTCGGAGATCACGGACATGGCTCACAACGGGTCACATAGCGGAAAGCTTGATGTTTTCCCTGCCTTTCACAAGGTCGCTGATCGTCCGGTCGTCATCATCGGTCATGGTGATGAGGCTGCGGCGAAAGTCCGTCTTGTGTCCGAAACCCGCGCCGATATCCGGATTTATGCATCAGTGCCGCTTGAAAAAGCCCTGCGCAAGGCTGCACGTGCTGCGTCGGCTCAGGTGGTTGAGGCTTTGCCGGGTCATGAGGACCTGGCTGCTGCCGCTCTGGTGTTTATCGCCACCGAGGACGAGGCGCTGGATCGTGCACTGGCAGATCAGGCGCGTGCTGCCGGTGTGCCGGTCAATGTGGTGGATCGTCCAGAGCTTTGTGATTTCTACACACCGGCCCTGGTCAACCGTGCGCCGCTGGCTGTGGCAATCAACACGGCGGGAACCGCGCCGGTTCTGGCACGCCATGTGCGGGCCCGGATTGAGGCACTGCTGCCGCTGCGCCTTGGGCGTTTGGCCGGTCTGGCCGATGCCTTCCGGGATGCGGCGCGCGACATGCTGCCGAGCGGTGAAATCCGCAGACGGTTCTGGGCCCGGTTTTTCTCAGGCTCTGTTTCCGATCACATGCTGGCGGGTGATGATCGCCGGGCGCGTGAGGAAGCTCAGCGCCTGCTGAATGGTGCTGCGGATACAGATGGCTATGTCTGGCTGGTCGGTGCCGGTCCGGGTGCTGAAGATCTGCTGACCCTGCGGGCGCAGCGTCTTCTGCAGGAAGCTGATGTGATTGTGCACGACAGTCTTGTTCCGAATGGCGTCATTGCCATGGGCCGTCGCGATGCCGAGCGGATTGATGTGGGCAAGCGCAAGAATTGCCATTCCAAGTCTCAAGGTCAGATCAACGATATTCTGGTGGCCGAGGCCCGCAAGGGACGTCGGGTGGTTCGCCTCAAGGCTGGTGATCCGCTGGTGTTTGGCCGCGCGGGCGAAGAGATGCAGGCCCTGCGTGATGCCGGTATCGGTTACGAAGTGGTGCCGGGCATCACATCCGCAGCCGCTGCAGCCGCCGATATGGACCTGCCGCTGACCCTGCGCGGTGTGGCGTCTACCCTGGTGTTTACCACAGGGCATGACATGAACGGCCAGACCCTGCCGGACTGGGCGAAGCTGGCCATCGGTGGTGCGACGATTGCCGTCTATATGGGCAAGACCGTTGCGGCTGATGTGGCCTCCCGTCTGATGGATGGTGGTCTCGGGGCAGATACCCCTGTCATGGTGATTGAGAATGCATCCCGGATTGATCGGCGCGCCCTGTCTGGCGTCGTTGCTGACCTGCCGGGACTTGAAAAGCGGGGCGACCTGGATGGTCCCGCACTGATTGTAATTGGCGAGGCGGTCGCATATGCGCGGCTGACCGATGCAGAGCCGCTGGCACAGGCGGCATCTGAACTGGCTGCGTAAAGGAGCGGATTATGAAAGTGATTACAGCAAATCGTCTGCGTGAAGGGGATGTTGTGTGGTTCGGAGCCGGAAATGTCTGGGTCCATTCTCTGGAAGCCGCTCATCTTTATGATCCGGCCGATGTGAATGACGCTCTGACAATCGCGCAGAAGTCCATCGAAGAGCAGCTTGTTGTCGATGTTTATGATTTCGATGTGCAGGTTGAGGCCGGTGCCGTTATTCCAAAGCGCATGCGTGAGAAAATCCGTGCCGCTGGCCCGACCGTTCGCCAGGACCTCGGCAAACAGGCCGAACTTCAGGTTTCCGCAGCCTGATCTGCCACGCTAATCTCAACAAGATAGCCCGGGTCTGCTGATCCGGGTTCTGTCGTCCATCCGATTTATAGTGTCCGCTGCTCACGGGAGACAGCGGAGCAGAGCCGAGAGTGCCGATCCAATGTATCGTTACGATGAGTTTGACCAGCAGTTCGTTGATGAGCGCGTCACCCAGTTTCGCGACCAGGTGCGCCGCCGTCTGGCCGGTGAACTGTCAGAGGATCAGTTCAAGCCCCTGCGCCTTATGAACGGGGTCTATCTGCAGCTCCACGCCTATATGCTGCGTGTTGCGATTCCCTATGGCACTCTGAGTGGCCGTCAGATGCGGATGCTTGGCCATCTGGCCCGGACCTATGACAAGGGTTACGGTCACTGGACCACCCGTCAGAACATCCAGTACAACTGGCCGAAGCTCGAAGAGATTCCTGACGCGCTGGCGGATCTGGCCAGTGTCGAGATGCATGCCATCCAGACCTCCGGCAACTGTATTCGTAACGTGACCACCGATCATTTTGCCGGTGCGGCTGCGGACGAGATTGCTGATCCGCGTCCATATGCTGAAATCCTCCGCCAGTGGTCTTCCCTGCATCCGGAATTCACCTTCCTGGGCCGCAAGTTCAAGATTGCCATTGTCGGCAGCCCGCATGACCGTGCGGCCATTCAGCTTCATGACGTAGGCCTTGAGCTGAAAAAGGATGAGAACGGCAAGATCGGCTTCGCCTATTACGTGGGTGGCGGTCAGGGCAGGACCCCGATGATTGCGAAGAAATTCCACGATTTCGTACCGGAAGAAGATCTGCTCTCCTACACCGAGGCAGTCCTGCGCGTGTACAATCTATATGGCCGTCGCGATAACAAGTACAAGGCTCGTATCAAGATCCTCGTTCATGAGACCGGTCTTGATGAGCTGCGCGCTGCGGTGGATGAAGAGTTTGCCCGTATCAAGGACGGTTATCTCAAACTGCCGGATGAGGAAGTTCGGCGGATTGAGGAATACTTTGCACCACCGGCTTTTGAAACCCTTCCCGCAGAAAGCGCAGCCTTTGAAGCAGCCAGAGCCTCTGATGCCGGGTTCAAGGCCTGGGCCGAGCGCAACACCCATCCGCACAAACAGGACGGCTATGCCTGTGTCACAATCGCGGTGAAGCCGATTGGCGGCATTCCCGGTGACATGACAGCGGATCAGATGGATGTGGCCGCCGGGCTGGGTGAGCAGTATTCCTTTGATGAACTGCGGATCAGCCATGAGCAGAACGTCATCCTGCCTCATGTGAAGAAGGGTGATCTGAAGGCGGTCTACGACACGCTGGTGGCTAATGAACTGGCTGATTCCAATGCTGGTCTCATCACCGATATCATTGCCTGCCCGGGTCTTGATTATTGTAACCTGGCCAATGCCCGTTCTATTCCGGTCTCTCAGGAAATCTCCCGTCGCTTTGGTGCCCAGGAGCGTCAGCGCGAAATTGGTGATCTGAAGATCAAGATTTCCGGCTGCATCAATGCCTGTGGTCACCATCATGTGGGCCATATCGGTATTCTCGGTGTGGAGAAGAGGGGCGAAGAGCTCTACCAGATCACGCTTGGCGGATCGGCTGATGAGAACTCTGCCATTGGCGATATCATCGGGCGCGGCTTCCCCGAAGAGGAAGTTGCCGATGCCATTGAGACACTGGTAGAGAAATATCTCTCCCTCAGAGCCAATGACAATGAAACCTTCCTCGAAGCTTATCGTCGGGTGGGTCAAGCACCGTTCAAGGAGGCGCTCTATGGCTGATGCAGCCCTTCGGAAATCGGCTGAAGAATGCACCAGCGAGCGAGCCGCAGCGCTTGAAGCTCAGTATGGTCATCTGTCTGCGGAAGAGGTGCTGAAAATTGCCATCACCGAAGTCTTTGAAGGCCAGATTGCTCTGGTCTCAAGCTTTGGTGCGGATTCATCGGTCATGCTCAACATGATCTCGGATATTGCTCCTGATCTGCCCGTGGTCTTTCTTGATACCGGCAAGCATTTCGGGGAAACCAGGCGTTACGGCAAGGTGCTGGAAGAAAAGCTCGGCCTGACCAATGTACAGACAGTCCTGCCTGATGCGGATCGTCTGGCAGAATTGGACAAGGGTGGGTTTCTGTTCAGCACCAATCATGATCTGTGTTGCCATATCCGCAAGACCGAGCCGCTGGAACGGGCACTTGAGCCGTTCGCAGCCAGCATTACCGGACGCAAGCGGTTCCAGAACAGCGCGCGTGACAGGCTGCCGGTGTTTGAGGCGGACGGCACGCGCATCAAGGTCAATCCGCTGGCCAGCTGGAGCTTTGAGGATCTGGTCGATTATCGGGAACAGCATGATCTGCCTGCCCATCCTCTGGTTGAGCAGGGCTTTCTCTCCATCGGCTGCATGCCGTGTACCTCTCCGGTTGAGCCGGGTGAAGACCAGCGCGCAGGGCGCTGGCGCGGCACGGGCAAGACCGAATGCGGCATTCATATCAAAACGCC is a window of Coralliovum pocilloporae DNA encoding:
- a CDS encoding sulfite exporter TauE/SafE family protein; the protein is MDITVSEFSLLGGLLLGLASSLHCAGMCGGIASGLVFMFRPEDRLTRARVLLVSQFGRITSYMIAGGVLGYAGAELYGLFDQSLAYSVLQWAAAVTLIGIGLSVAGILPPLSGLDRLAAPIMARLMPRGSARPSSSAPFLAGMVWGLVPCAMVYGALFTAMLTGSATGGVLMMAGFGLGTLPAVTVSAFGVTSLTRINTRGLARMSIGLAIAGLGLGSVLLNTYMPQALCII
- the paaN gene encoding phenylacetic acid degradation protein PaaN, which encodes MSDFFAKHQTLLADAVAATDSRGYWSPYPEAPSGRIYGETARDDGAAAFEALKNALFDMGQPTNGDVVGGEHSPFGPELNISYPAEDAKVLIDTVKDAMISWGQASPEVRAGICCEILERLNRRSFEIANAVMHTTGQAFMMAFQAGGPHAQDRALEAVAYAYKEMTRIPDAVRWEKPQGKYDPIRIDKSWRIIPRGVALVVGCATFPTWNAYPGLFASLVTGNGVLVKPHPNARLPLAITVEIGREVLAEAGFDPNLLLLAVDTVEEPVTKLLACEECVKIIDFTGSSAFGQWLREHVEGSVYTEESGLNTIVISGTDNFKAMCQNIAFSLSLYSGQMCTTPQNIFIPDQGIETDLGHKSFDDVASGIGEAIDWLLGNPDRAMGVLGAIHNPDILDRIDEARALGDIIRDSGPVEGAGEARMATPILVAVDAVDEEAYMEERFGPIAFVIRAASIEDAIARSAESVELGGAITAGLYATDEAVIDQAIDAFAPTGVNLSVNLLGSYLVNQSAAFSDFHVSGANPAGNASLTDSAYVANRFRVAAVRRMIA
- a CDS encoding helix-turn-helix transcriptional regulator translates to MTSTRDRVLAEIRQGPKTIRALTETLAVTRTAIVVQVNQLLAENLIRKGTPASDGSVGKPALRYEAVPGYEDSMSEAYQPFSELLVSVLSQGLSDDAFDSLMRRLGWEMADHLSIDETSDFDDRLSRARDHVDQLGAATQAHQDGDHIIIESHNCPVASLVRKNGCVCTAVGQFFETATGQTVDVQCDRSDRLTCRFRIKAA
- a CDS encoding catalase family peroxidase, producing MVSTGTSERLIGALNGTFGTHKGCRASHAKGLSVSGTFVPGGDVDRMDIPMLHGDPMPVSARFSIGGGNPGVSDKSRSVRGMGLTIGGKDENWSLALISAPVFFASSLEQFVAFLEARRPVPELGGPDPERVAAFNAVNPNTVPHQAYVKETSPTRSYGTEVYHSCHAFFATIAGAARAGRFRLEPATGRLSLSADEEASFPDQFLGDELANRLTDGPVGWTLMLDLAHSDDPLDDPTAPWQGNGESLTLGTILISRIADLAEERRVYDPLVLPNGIAPSADPVLLARSEAYSLSYERRSIA
- a CDS encoding DMT family transporter, with product MQKRSPPPVLSVAALHRHHAVGLMVASSIMISLGGLIVRSIEDADAWQINLYRALGLALGTLVVLVLKYRSRTPQAFHAVGRAGAIGAFLAAIAGICYLQAMTNTTVANTLFTISAIPFISAVFGWVILGGKVSGITLVMMMVAALGVGIMVAEGFGAGSAFGNVMALCAACAFSGYTIAVRGKRSVDMMPTNALAGLFILLAAVIMRFDDWLVPVWDMGLAFVWGGVIATLGNIMFVIAARSLMAAELTLLMLLEFALGPIWVWLVVSEEPRLLTLLGGALVFSAVIGKACFELLVERSRKA
- the cysG gene encoding siroheme synthase CysG yields the protein MAHNGSHSGKLDVFPAFHKVADRPVVIIGHGDEAAAKVRLVSETRADIRIYASVPLEKALRKAARAASAQVVEALPGHEDLAAAALVFIATEDEALDRALADQARAAGVPVNVVDRPELCDFYTPALVNRAPLAVAINTAGTAPVLARHVRARIEALLPLRLGRLAGLADAFRDAARDMLPSGEIRRRFWARFFSGSVSDHMLAGDDRRAREEAQRLLNGAADTDGYVWLVGAGPGAEDLLTLRAQRLLQEADVIVHDSLVPNGVIAMGRRDAERIDVGKRKNCHSKSQGQINDILVAEARKGRRVVRLKAGDPLVFGRAGEEMQALRDAGIGYEVVPGITSAAAAAADMDLPLTLRGVASTLVFTTGHDMNGQTLPDWAKLAIGGATIAVYMGKTVAADVASRLMDGGLGADTPVMVIENASRIDRRALSGVVADLPGLEKRGDLDGPALIVIGEAVAYARLTDAEPLAQAASELAA
- a CDS encoding DUF2849 domain-containing protein, which encodes MKVITANRLREGDVVWFGAGNVWVHSLEAAHLYDPADVNDALTIAQKSIEEQLVVDVYDFDVQVEAGAVIPKRMREKIRAAGPTVRQDLGKQAELQVSAA
- a CDS encoding nitrite/sulfite reductase, giving the protein MYRYDEFDQQFVDERVTQFRDQVRRRLAGELSEDQFKPLRLMNGVYLQLHAYMLRVAIPYGTLSGRQMRMLGHLARTYDKGYGHWTTRQNIQYNWPKLEEIPDALADLASVEMHAIQTSGNCIRNVTTDHFAGAAADEIADPRPYAEILRQWSSLHPEFTFLGRKFKIAIVGSPHDRAAIQLHDVGLELKKDENGKIGFAYYVGGGQGRTPMIAKKFHDFVPEEDLLSYTEAVLRVYNLYGRRDNKYKARIKILVHETGLDELRAAVDEEFARIKDGYLKLPDEEVRRIEEYFAPPAFETLPAESAAFEAARASDAGFKAWAERNTHPHKQDGYACVTIAVKPIGGIPGDMTADQMDVAAGLGEQYSFDELRISHEQNVILPHVKKGDLKAVYDTLVANELADSNAGLITDIIACPGLDYCNLANARSIPVSQEISRRFGAQERQREIGDLKIKISGCINACGHHHVGHIGILGVEKRGEELYQITLGGSADENSAIGDIIGRGFPEEEVADAIETLVEKYLSLRANDNETFLEAYRRVGQAPFKEALYG
- a CDS encoding phosphoadenylyl-sulfate reductase, which codes for MADAALRKSAEECTSERAAALEAQYGHLSAEEVLKIAITEVFEGQIALVSSFGADSSVMLNMISDIAPDLPVVFLDTGKHFGETRRYGKVLEEKLGLTNVQTVLPDADRLAELDKGGFLFSTNHDLCCHIRKTEPLERALEPFAASITGRKRFQNSARDRLPVFEADGTRIKVNPLASWSFEDLVDYREQHDLPAHPLVEQGFLSIGCMPCTSPVEPGEDQRAGRWRGTGKTECGIHIKTPKGETFIRRD